A window from Roseburia sp. 499 encodes these proteins:
- the minE gene encoding cell division topological specificity factor MinE: MGLMDLFKKKNSGDIAKDRLKLLLVSDRANCSPEVMEKIKNDIIQVISKYMEIDPEGLDIQITQTESDGDNGTVPALYANIPIKDLKHSGNSN, encoded by the coding sequence ATGGGTTTAATGGACTTGTTTAAAAAGAAAAATTCCGGTGATATTGCCAAAGACCGACTAAAGTTATTGTTGGTTTCGGATAGAGCAAACTGTTCTCCGGAGGTAATGGAAAAAATAAAGAATGATATTATTCAGGTGATTTCGAAATATATGGAGATAGATCCGGAAGGGCTTGATATTCAAATTACACAGACAGAATCTGATGGAGATAATGGAACAGTTCCGGCTTTATATGCAAACATTCCAATTAAGGATTTGAAGCATTCCGGAAATTCAAATTAA
- a CDS encoding septum site-determining protein MinC, producing MQQPVVLKSNKYGINLILNDDMEFKELLQCIIDKFKESESFFKNAKMAISFEGRKLTQEEEFQIVEAITENSSVQIICILDNDQLKEELVRQKIEQFEEEQAGKTGEFYKGTLRSGQVLDCETSVVVIGDVNPGAKVISKGNIVILGALKGNAYAGANGNEQAFVAALDMDPVQIKIGDVIGRSADKTGNDRKKKKQHVEPVEPQVAIVKDGNIYIEPITKGLLNSI from the coding sequence ATGCAGCAACCAGTTGTACTAAAAAGTAATAAATATGGAATTAATCTGATTCTGAATGATGACATGGAATTCAAAGAATTGTTGCAGTGTATCATTGATAAATTTAAGGAATCAGAGAGTTTTTTCAAAAATGCTAAAATGGCGATTTCTTTTGAAGGAAGAAAACTCACACAGGAAGAAGAATTTCAGATTGTGGAGGCTATTACAGAGAATAGCTCTGTACAAATTATTTGTATTCTGGACAATGACCAGTTAAAAGAAGAACTGGTACGTCAGAAAATAGAACAGTTCGAAGAGGAACAAGCAGGAAAGACAGGAGAGTTTTATAAAGGTACGCTCCGGTCTGGACAGGTTCTGGACTGTGAGACCAGTGTGGTAGTTATTGGTGATGTGAATCCGGGAGCGAAGGTAATCTCTAAAGGCAATATTGTTATTCTAGGGGCCTTAAAGGGGAATGCCTACGCAGGAGCAAATGGCAATGAACAAGCCTTTGTGGCGGCCCTTGATATGGATCCGGTACAAATTAAAATCGGTGATGTTATCGGAAGAAGTGCGGATAAAACTGGCAATGACAGAAAAAAGAAGAAACAACATGTAGAGCCGGTAGAACCACAGGTAGCAATTGTAAAAGATGGAAATATTTATATTGAACCAATAACCAAAGGTCTTTTAAATAGTATATAA
- a CDS encoding FtsW/RodA/SpoVE family cell cycle protein, with translation MLKQYQVKDYNFRLIVYVLVLTMLGISIIGSAQQSVQSKQVMGMLVGIVAMIIVSLFDYNFVLRFHWLIYVFNLVLLGLITFGILGSDAGGATRWIEIGPLRFQPSEFSKVCIILFFAWFFAKFHEKVNKLPLLIVAGILIAVPWIMIKEQPALSTSIVVAMIFLVMLFLTGLSYKIIGGVLAVAIPAVGIFLYLILQPDQKILEHYQWLRIMAWLQPEKYAQNAWQQQNSIMAIGSGMLWGKGLNNDNVFSVKNGNFIPEPQTDFIFSVAGEELGFVGSAIILILLLLIVIECIMIGRKAKDLAGRLICGGVAAWIGFQTFFNICVVTGLMPNTGLPLPFVSYGLTSLLSLFIGIGLVLNVGLQPRKYGKGEF, from the coding sequence ATGTTAAAACAATATCAGGTAAAGGATTACAATTTTCGTTTAATTGTATATGTGTTAGTACTTACTATGCTGGGAATAAGTATTATCGGAAGTGCTCAGCAGTCTGTACAGAGCAAGCAGGTTATGGGGATGCTGGTAGGAATTGTTGCAATGATAATCGTATCGCTATTTGATTATAACTTCGTTCTTCGATTCCATTGGCTCATCTATGTTTTTAATCTGGTATTGCTTGGATTGATTACTTTTGGAATCTTAGGTTCTGATGCTGGTGGTGCAACACGTTGGATTGAGATTGGACCTCTTCGCTTTCAGCCTTCGGAATTTTCAAAGGTATGTATTATTTTGTTTTTTGCATGGTTTTTTGCAAAGTTTCATGAGAAAGTCAATAAACTTCCATTATTAATAGTAGCAGGTATATTGATTGCAGTTCCATGGATTATGATAAAAGAACAGCCGGCACTTTCGACTAGTATTGTTGTAGCAATGATTTTTCTGGTAATGTTGTTTTTGACAGGACTAAGTTATAAAATAATAGGAGGAGTGCTTGCAGTAGCTATTCCGGCGGTTGGAATTTTTCTCTATCTGATTTTACAGCCGGATCAAAAAATTTTGGAACATTATCAGTGGTTACGTATTATGGCATGGCTGCAACCAGAGAAATATGCCCAAAATGCATGGCAGCAGCAGAATTCCATCATGGCAATAGGTTCTGGTATGCTGTGGGGAAAAGGATTGAATAATGATAATGTTTTTTCTGTAAAGAACGGAAATTTTATTCCTGAGCCCCAAACGGACTTCATTTTTTCTGTTGCCGGAGAGGAACTGGGATTTGTAGGTAGTGCAATTATTTTAATCTTATTATTGCTAATTGTGATAGAATGTATTATGATTGGAAGAAAAGCAAAAGATCTGGCAGGCAGATTGATTTGTGGGGGAGTTGCTGCTTGGATTGGCTTTCAAACTTTTTTTAACATTTGTGTAGTAACCGGTCTTATGCCGAATACCGGACTTCCATTACCTTTTGTAAGTTATGGACTTACTTCGTTATTAAGCTTGTTTATCGGCATCGGGCTGGTATTGAATGTAGGGCTTCAGCCCAGAAAATATGGAAAGGGAGAATTCTAA
- a CDS encoding YggS family pyridoxal phosphate-dependent enzyme, producing the protein MVKENLEQVRENIKKACEKVGRDVSEITLISVSKTKPVPMLQEAYDAGSRDFGENKVQEIMDKYPVLPQDIRWHMIGHLQRNKVKYIVNKVFLIHSVDSLRLAEEISSQAEKKQVEVDVLVEVNIAQEESKFGTSREEAISLVEEIAKLPHVHVKGLMTIAPFVENPEDNRKYFRQIKELSVDIMKKNIDNVSMGVLSMGMTGDYMVAVEEGATMVRVGTGIFGERNYNI; encoded by the coding sequence ATGGTAAAAGAAAATTTAGAACAGGTACGGGAAAATATAAAGAAAGCTTGTGAAAAGGTAGGACGAGATGTGAGTGAGATTACATTGATTTCGGTCAGTAAGACAAAACCGGTGCCCATGCTGCAAGAGGCCTATGATGCCGGAAGCAGAGATTTTGGAGAAAATAAGGTACAGGAAATTATGGATAAGTATCCGGTACTTCCACAGGACATTCGTTGGCATATGATTGGGCATTTGCAGAGAAATAAGGTAAAATACATTGTAAATAAGGTTTTTTTGATACATTCGGTAGATTCTTTACGCTTAGCAGAAGAAATCAGTTCGCAGGCAGAAAAAAAACAGGTAGAAGTGGATGTTTTAGTAGAAGTAAACATTGCGCAGGAAGAAAGTAAGTTTGGAACCAGCAGAGAAGAAGCAATTTCTTTAGTAGAAGAAATTGCTAAGCTTCCACATGTTCATGTAAAAGGACTTATGACAATTGCGCCTTTTGTAGAAAATCCAGAAGATAATCGAAAATATTTTAGACAAATCAAGGAATTATCTGTTGACATAATGAAGAAAAACATTGATAATGTATCTATGGGTGTACTCTCTATGGGAATGACAGGAGACTATATGGTAGCAGTGGAAGAAGGCGCTACCATGGTACGCGTTGGGACAGGGATTTTTGGCGAAAGAAATTATAATATATAA
- a CDS encoding DUF378 domain-containing protein has product MNTRGLDYTLLTIVIIGAINWGLIGLFRFDLVAFLFGNMSWLSRIIYGIVGISGLYLCSAFGRIRSMNEA; this is encoded by the coding sequence ATGAATACAAGAGGTTTAGATTATACGTTATTGACCATTGTAATTATTGGTGCCATCAACTGGGGCTTAATTGGTTTATTCCGTTTTGACTTGGTCGCATTTTTATTTGGCAACATGAGCTGGCTCAGCCGTATTATTTACGGAATCGTCGGAATCAGTGGATTATATCTTTGCAGTGCTTTTGGACGCATTCGATCCATGAACGAAGCCTGA
- a CDS encoding penicillin-binding transpeptidase domain-containing protein yields the protein MFETLKEFCKKLIKSRLFVLSVVMVMLFGILIQRIFVLQIINGETYLNNYTLRIQKERVISGTRGNIYDSTGKLLAYNELSYSVTFEDNVVYDTTKQRNREMNEELYTLISLIEKRGDSILNDFQIQKNEEGVYDFTVSGSSLKRFLADVYGHTKVEQLAYNKKLGYDEGSATAQQVMEYLQGSSKFNIHIEGKEYPDEKEEDIDYYTEDEAYKIMILRYAISQNSFQKYVLTTVAQNVSEETVAVIKENSDILPGVDISEESIRKYNDSEYFSHIIGYTGKISQEEYDKLSENNDEYTLNDVIGKSGIEQVMEEELQGGKGKETFYVDSLGRILEVTDKKEATAGNDVYLSINADLQKAVYDMLEQELAGIVYSKIIPAKEYDTSSGSASDIKIPIDDVYFALINNNVIDINHFSKADASGVEQQVFDTFSGKQSSVLSNVEQQLKSASPTAYNELDKEMQVYMSYILAMLIEDKVFLSSEVDKEDATYLAWKNDEISLAEYLHYAVSKDWIDITKFGTESKYSDSTEIYEALVAYIIEELKGNQGFSKKVYEYMIHQDLISGTQICMILFEQGVLAENAEEYGGLQNGSISAYNFIRDKIKNLEITPAQLALDPCTGSCVVTNVKTGELLACVTYPGYDTNRLANTVDAGYFASLQQDLSLPMYNNATQQRTAPGSTFKPITAAASLTEGVVTPQEQILDEGKYTKIDPVNPPKCWIYPNSTHGLINISEAIRDSCNYFFYEMGYRLSANGDTYIEDKGIASLQKYATLFGLGQKTGIEIPESEPKISDEYPITSAIGQGNHNYTTTELARYVTAVASSGNVYQMTLLSKETTSEGELVQQFQPELLWHIDEIATTSWDAIHSGMRMVAENNSSFKDFPIAVAGKTGTAQEDKTRANHALFIGYAPYEDPQVAITTRIAYGYTSANAAELSSNVLKYYFKLADEESLLNGQAQDIGDSTNGFTD from the coding sequence TTGTTTGAGACTTTAAAAGAATTTTGCAAGAAATTAATAAAATCCAGATTATTTGTGCTCAGCGTTGTAATGGTTATGTTGTTTGGAATACTAATACAACGTATATTTGTGTTACAGATTATTAATGGAGAAACTTATTTAAATAACTACACATTGCGTATTCAAAAGGAACGGGTAATTTCCGGAACTCGTGGAAATATATACGACAGTACAGGAAAACTTTTGGCATATAACGAGCTTTCTTATTCCGTGACTTTCGAGGATAATGTTGTTTATGATACTACTAAGCAGCGAAATCGTGAAATGAACGAGGAACTATATACTCTAATTTCTTTGATTGAAAAGCGTGGCGACAGTATCTTGAATGATTTTCAGATTCAGAAGAATGAAGAAGGAGTATATGATTTTACTGTGTCGGGTTCTTCACTAAAACGCTTTTTGGCAGATGTATATGGGCATACGAAAGTGGAACAGTTAGCATATAATAAGAAACTTGGGTATGATGAAGGGAGTGCTACAGCACAGCAGGTAATGGAATATCTACAAGGTAGCAGTAAATTTAATATTCATATCGAAGGAAAAGAATATCCGGATGAAAAGGAAGAGGATATCGACTATTATACTGAAGATGAAGCGTATAAGATTATGATTTTACGATATGCAATTTCTCAAAACAGCTTTCAAAAGTATGTACTTACTACTGTGGCACAGAATGTTTCAGAGGAAACAGTTGCTGTAATAAAGGAGAATTCCGATATACTCCCAGGTGTCGATATTTCAGAAGAAAGCATTCGTAAATATAATGACAGTGAGTATTTTTCTCATATTATCGGTTATACAGGAAAGATTTCCCAGGAAGAGTATGATAAGCTCTCTGAAAACAATGATGAATACACATTGAATGATGTAATTGGAAAATCAGGCATTGAACAGGTGATGGAGGAAGAACTTCAGGGAGGAAAGGGAAAAGAGACCTTCTATGTCGATAGTTTAGGAAGAATTTTAGAGGTTACAGATAAAAAAGAAGCTACTGCCGGAAACGATGTATATCTTTCCATTAATGCGGATTTGCAAAAAGCAGTTTATGATATGTTGGAACAGGAACTTGCAGGTATTGTATATTCTAAAATTATTCCTGCAAAAGAGTATGATACCAGCTCTGGTTCTGCCTCTGATATTAAAATACCGATTGATGATGTTTATTTTGCTTTGATTAATAATAATGTTATAGATATTAATCATTTTTCAAAAGCGGATGCCAGTGGTGTAGAGCAGCAGGTATTCGATACGTTTTCGGGAAAACAGTCATCGGTACTTTCTAATGTGGAACAGCAGTTGAAAAGCGCTTCGCCAACGGCATATAATGAGTTAGATAAGGAAATGCAGGTCTATATGAGTTATATTCTTGCAATGTTGATAGAGGACAAGGTGTTCCTTTCTTCGGAAGTGGATAAAGAAGATGCAACTTATCTGGCATGGAAGAATGATGAAATCAGTCTTGCTGAGTATTTACATTATGCAGTATCTAAGGATTGGATTGATATTACAAAATTTGGTACAGAGTCCAAATATTCTGATTCTACCGAAATCTATGAAGCATTGGTAGCGTATATTATAGAAGAACTAAAAGGAAATCAAGGATTTAGTAAAAAAGTATATGAATATATGATTCATCAGGATTTGATATCCGGAACACAGATTTGTATGATTCTTTTTGAACAAGGAGTCTTGGCGGAAAATGCAGAAGAATACGGTGGACTTCAAAATGGCAGCATCAGTGCGTATAATTTTATTCGGGATAAGATTAAGAATTTGGAGATTACTCCGGCACAGTTGGCATTAGATCCGTGTACCGGTTCCTGTGTTGTTACAAATGTAAAAACTGGAGAGTTGTTGGCATGTGTAACTTATCCGGGATATGATACCAATCGATTGGCAAACACAGTAGATGCGGGTTACTTTGCAAGTCTGCAACAGGATTTATCTCTTCCGATGTATAATAATGCTACACAGCAGAGAACGGCACCGGGTTCTACTTTTAAGCCTATTACGGCAGCAGCTTCGCTGACAGAAGGAGTTGTTACTCCGCAGGAACAGATATTAGATGAAGGAAAGTACACGAAGATAGATCCGGTGAATCCACCGAAATGTTGGATTTATCCAAATAGTACCCATGGATTGATTAATATTTCCGAAGCAATCCGTGATTCGTGTAACTACTTTTTCTATGAGATGGGTTATCGTTTAAGTGCTAACGGCGATACTTATATTGAGGATAAGGGTATTGCAAGTTTGCAAAAATATGCAACACTTTTTGGATTGGGACAGAAGACTGGAATTGAAATACCGGAAAGTGAGCCGAAAATTTCAGATGAATACCCAATTACATCTGCGATTGGACAAGGTAATCATAACTATACCACAACAGAATTGGCACGTTATGTAACGGCTGTTGCCAGCAGTGGAAATGTTTATCAGATGACTTTGCTTAGTAAAGAGACAACCTCTGAAGGCGAACTTGTACAACAGTTTCAGCCGGAACTTTTATGGCATATTGACGAAATAGCTACAACATCATGGGATGCAATTCATTCCGGTATGCGAATGGTGGCAGAAAATAATAGTAGTTTTAAGGATTTCCCAATTGCTGTTGCTGGTAAGACAGGTACTGCACAGGAGGATAAGACCCGAGCAAACCATGCGCTTTTTATTGGTTATGCTCCTTATGAAGACCCGCAGGTGGCAATTACTACGCGTATTGCATATGGTTATACTTCTGCAAATGCGGCAGAGTTATCCAGCAATGTTTTAAAATATTACTTTAAGCTTGCAGATGAAGAGTCTCTGTTGAATGGACAGGCTCAGGATATTGGTGATTCCACCAATGGATTTACAGATTAA
- a CDS encoding cell division protein SepF gives MGMLDKFLNVMRLNPEDDDDFYNEDYYDDDDYEEEVPKKKGFLKDKEPEDDFEYEEKKPKPVKTTPKVTPMRSSKRQGTNMEVCVIKPTSVEDAREITETLLLNRTVVLNVEGLDVEIAQRIIDFTSGSCFAISGNLQKISNYIFIITPPNVDISGDFANIMDAFDVPPIQTDL, from the coding sequence ATGGGAATGCTTGATAAATTTTTAAATGTTATGAGATTGAATCCGGAAGATGATGACGATTTCTATAACGAAGATTATTATGACGATGACGATTATGAAGAAGAAGTACCGAAGAAAAAGGGCTTTTTAAAGGATAAAGAGCCAGAAGATGATTTTGAATATGAAGAAAAGAAACCAAAGCCGGTGAAAACTACTCCAAAGGTTACACCGATGCGGTCATCTAAAAGGCAGGGGACAAATATGGAAGTATGTGTAATTAAACCAACCTCAGTAGAGGATGCAAGAGAGATTACAGAGACATTATTACTGAACAGAACTGTAGTACTGAATGTGGAAGGTTTGGATGTGGAAATCGCACAGCGTATTATTGATTTTACCTCCGGTTCCTGTTTTGCAATCAGTGGTAATTTACAGAAGATTTCTAATTACATATTCATAATAACGCCTCCGAATGTAGACATTTCCGGAGATTTTGCAAATATTATGGATGCATTTGATGTGCCTCCGATTCAGACAGATTTATAA
- a CDS encoding D-alanyl-D-alanine carboxypeptidase family protein encodes MRCINKKRMTSAVSMILTASFLLSGCGKQEVLEDAYNVYDTTSAYGMDASVQEQNVSYFADNLCVTGTDNILTEGVTENLSEAAGLFDTVNHEVKFAKNIYERRYPASTTKILTAYVALKYGDLAATATVTEEELQLESGSTTCGLSVGDTISLQELLYGLILCSGNDAANVIADMISGSTEEFANLMTQEAYALGATNSHFVNPHGLHNEEHYTTVYDMYLIFNAAVQDERFVELISTQNHTANFLNSAGETVVKDWTTTNKYLKGEETAPEGINVIGGKTGTTNDAGYCLVLYSKKGDEIPYISIVYKSDSRDNLYYEMTELLGEIMK; translated from the coding sequence GTGAGATGTATAAATAAAAAAAGAATGACAAGTGCTGTCAGTATGATACTGACAGCTTCTTTCCTGTTAAGCGGATGTGGCAAACAGGAAGTATTGGAAGATGCCTATAACGTATACGATACAACCAGTGCTTATGGTATGGACGCTTCCGTTCAGGAACAGAATGTTTCTTATTTTGCAGACAATCTTTGTGTAACCGGAACAGATAATATTTTGACAGAAGGGGTTACCGAAAATCTTTCAGAAGCAGCAGGTCTGTTTGATACGGTAAACCATGAAGTGAAATTTGCAAAAAATATTTACGAAAGACGATATCCGGCAAGTACCACTAAAATTTTGACTGCATATGTTGCATTAAAATATGGTGATCTTGCAGCAACTGCAACAGTAACAGAAGAAGAATTGCAGTTAGAATCAGGTTCTACTACTTGTGGACTTTCTGTAGGCGATACCATATCGTTACAGGAACTTTTATACGGTTTGATTCTTTGCAGTGGAAATGATGCAGCGAATGTCATTGCTGATATGATTTCAGGAAGTACAGAGGAGTTTGCCAATCTGATGACCCAAGAGGCATATGCACTTGGAGCTACCAATTCCCATTTTGTAAATCCACATGGATTACATAACGAAGAACATTATACAACTGTATATGATATGTACTTGATTTTCAATGCAGCCGTACAAGATGAACGTTTTGTTGAATTGATTAGCACGCAGAATCATACAGCAAATTTTTTGAATTCTGCGGGGGAAACAGTGGTAAAAGATTGGACCACTACAAATAAATATTTGAAAGGGGAAGAAACAGCTCCGGAAGGTATTAATGTCATTGGAGGAAAAACAGGAACTACCAACGACGCAGGATACTGTTTAGTCCTTTATAGTAAAAAGGGAGATGAAATTCCTTATATTTCTATTGTTTATAAATCGGATAGTCGTGACAATCTTTATTACGAAATGACCGAATTGTTAGGAGAAATCATGAAATAG
- the mgsA gene encoding methylglyoxal synthase, giving the protein MNIGLIAHDSKKKLMQNFCIAYRGILCKHELYATGTTGRLIEEVTNLSIHKYLAGHLGGAQQLGAQIEHNQIDLVIFLRDPLTKKSHEPDVHNVIHLCDSHNIPLATNLATAELLIRALDRGDLEWREMYK; this is encoded by the coding sequence ATGAATATTGGTTTAATTGCGCATGATTCCAAAAAAAAGTTAATGCAGAATTTCTGTATTGCTTATCGTGGCATATTATGTAAGCATGAACTTTATGCAACAGGTACAACAGGACGTTTGATTGAAGAGGTAACAAATCTTTCTATTCATAAATATTTGGCAGGTCATTTAGGTGGAGCACAGCAGTTAGGCGCTCAGATTGAACACAACCAGATTGACCTTGTGATTTTTTTGCGTGATCCGTTGACAAAAAAGTCACATGAGCCGGATGTGCATAATGTAATTCATTTATGCGATTCGCATAATATTCCGCTTGCTACCAATCTTGCAACAGCAGAATTGTTAATTAGAGCATTGGATAGAGGAGATTTAGAGTGGCGTGAGATGTATAAATAA
- a CDS encoding twitching motility protein PilT, which yields MVQIIAGEKGKGKTKHLLDKVNQDVASVNGNIVYLDKSSRHMYELDNKVRLINVSDYLITNCDEFMGFICGIISQDHDLEEMFLDSFLTIAEVNDDDICRAITKLQGIGEMFHVNFVLSVSRNEADLPEYVRSKIVISL from the coding sequence ATGGTACAGATTATAGCTGGTGAAAAGGGAAAAGGAAAGACAAAGCACCTTTTAGACAAAGTGAATCAGGACGTAGCATCAGTCAATGGAAATATTGTATATTTGGATAAAAGTTCCAGACATATGTATGAACTTGATAATAAAGTTCGATTAATTAATGTTTCCGACTATCTCATAACAAATTGTGATGAATTTATGGGATTTATTTGTGGAATTATTTCTCAAGATCATGATTTGGAAGAAATGTTTTTGGACAGTTTTCTCACTATTGCAGAAGTAAATGATGATGATATATGCCGTGCAATCACAAAGCTTCAGGGAATTGGGGAAATGTTTCATGTAAATTTTGTTTTAAGCGTTTCCAGAAATGAAGCAGATTTACCGGAATATGTAAGAAGTAAAATTGTTATTTCATTGTAA
- the minD gene encoding septum site-determining protein MinD: protein MSEVIVITSGKGGVGKTTTTANVGTGLAQLNKKVVLIDTDIGLRNLDVVMGLENRIVYNLVDVVEGNCRMKQALIKDKRYPNLCLLPSAQTRDKTAVTPEQMVKVTEELREEFDYILLDCPAGIEQGFKNAIAGADRALVVTTPEVSAIRDADRIIGLLEANELKKTELIVNRLRMDMVKRGDMMSIADVTDILAIDLIGAVPDDEQIVVSTNQGEPLVGSDCLAGQAYANICRRILGEEVPFLDLEAKSGVWSKFKDLFKKN from the coding sequence ATGAGTGAAGTAATCGTAATAACATCTGGAAAAGGTGGAGTAGGAAAAACTACTACAACCGCAAATGTAGGAACTGGTCTTGCGCAGTTAAACAAGAAAGTTGTATTAATCGATACAGACATAGGATTGCGTAATCTTGACGTAGTTATGGGATTGGAAAACCGGATTGTATACAATTTGGTGGACGTAGTAGAAGGAAACTGTCGTATGAAACAGGCGTTAATTAAGGATAAACGTTATCCAAACTTATGCCTGCTTCCATCTGCACAAACAAGAGATAAAACAGCTGTAACACCGGAACAGATGGTAAAAGTAACTGAGGAATTAAGAGAAGAATTTGATTATATTTTGTTAGATTGCCCAGCGGGGATTGAACAAGGATTCAAAAATGCCATTGCAGGTGCAGACCGTGCGCTGGTAGTAACAACACCGGAGGTTTCCGCTATTCGCGATGCAGACCGCATCATTGGATTATTAGAGGCAAACGAATTGAAAAAGACAGAGCTGATTGTTAACAGACTTCGTATGGATATGGTAAAACGTGGCGATATGATGTCTATTGCTGATGTTACGGATATTCTTGCTATTGATTTGATTGGAGCAGTTCCAGATGATGAACAAATTGTTGTATCTACCAATCAGGGAGAACCATTAGTTGGAAGTGACTGCCTTGCTGGACAAGCTTATGCAAATATTTGTCGTAGAATTCTTGGAGAGGAAGTACCGTTCCTCGATTTGGAAGCAAAGTCTGGTGTATGGTCAAAATTCAAGGATTTATTTAAGAAGAATTAG
- a CDS encoding HlyD family efflux transporter periplasmic adaptor subunit, with amino-acid sequence MTKKRNKKIVKFHKGSHLNIGVIVFFMIFIYMLYNIFQYFTTEQVAVYEVSQGTIAQNNTFTGLALREETVFNAEISGYINYYNKDATKVGVDTYVYSIDETGDFYNQVLNANDGQLFKQKESYQELEKTASEYVLGYSDENFYQVYSFKFDMEAAVMEALSASNLSNLDGYSGNVATFHPYLAPQAGVVVYNTDGLEETTADTFTEDSFDQAKHVKNNLQAKEKVNAGEPVYKLISSENWDLILPIDEQLAVDLAEESNIKVEFQKDGSTAWGSSKVLNHGGSYYLDLTFQNSMIRFASDRYLDVKLLVSDSSGLKIPNTALTEKTFFVVPKDYVTKGGDSDGNGVLRQNVSKDGKKTMEFTDVTVFHETEDSYYIDGSDLKKGDTINKPDSGETMTLEATAKLQGVYNINKGYAVFRKVEILFQNEEYTIVDTGTSYGLSLYDHIALDASTIKENQIVQ; translated from the coding sequence GTGACAAAAAAAAGAAATAAAAAAATTGTAAAATTTCATAAAGGTTCTCATCTTAATATTGGTGTTATCGTATTTTTTATGATATTTATCTATATGCTTTATAATATTTTCCAATATTTTACTACAGAACAGGTGGCGGTATATGAGGTGTCTCAGGGAACTATAGCGCAAAATAATACTTTTACCGGTCTTGCTTTACGAGAAGAGACGGTATTTAATGCAGAAATTAGTGGATATATCAATTATTATAACAAGGATGCTACTAAGGTAGGAGTTGATACCTATGTATATTCCATTGATGAAACCGGTGATTTTTACAATCAGGTATTAAATGCGAATGATGGTCAATTGTTTAAACAAAAGGAATCTTATCAGGAACTGGAAAAAACCGCATCGGAATATGTATTAGGATATTCAGATGAAAATTTTTATCAGGTATATAGTTTTAAATTTGATATGGAGGCAGCTGTGATGGAGGCACTTAGTGCCAGCAATTTATCTAATTTAGACGGATATAGTGGAAATGTAGCAACCTTTCATCCGTATCTTGCCCCGCAGGCAGGTGTTGTAGTATATAATACAGATGGTCTGGAAGAAACAACTGCTGATACCTTTACGGAAGATAGCTTTGACCAGGCGAAACATGTAAAAAATAATTTGCAAGCGAAAGAAAAAGTGAATGCAGGAGAACCTGTATATAAGCTGATTAGTAGCGAAAATTGGGATTTGATATTACCAATAGACGAACAATTGGCAGTGGATTTAGCCGAAGAAAGCAATATAAAGGTGGAATTTCAAAAGGATGGTTCTACAGCCTGGGGAAGTTCTAAAGTATTGAATCATGGAGGCTCTTATTATTTGGATTTGACTTTTCAAAATTCTATGATTCGGTTTGCATCAGATCGTTATCTGGACGTTAAATTACTGGTATCGGATTCTAGTGGACTGAAAATTCCAAATACAGCTTTGACAGAAAAAACTTTCTTTGTAGTACCGAAGGATTATGTGACAAAAGGAGGAGACTCCGACGGAAATGGTGTGTTGCGCCAGAACGTTTCTAAAGATGGAAAGAAAACCATGGAATTTACCGATGTTACAGTATTTCATGAAACAGAGGATTCCTATTATATTGATGGAAGTGATTTGAAAAAGGGTGATACTATTAATAAGCCGGATTCCGGTGAGACTATGACGTTAGAAGCCACAGCCAAACTGCAAGGTGTTTATAACATCAATAAGGGTTATGCAGTATTTCGTAAGGTTGAGATATTATTCCAAAACGAAGAATATACTATTGTAGATACAGGGACAAGCTATGGACTATCGCTTTATGACCATATTGCGTTAGATGCCTCTACGATAAAAGAAAATCAGATTGTGCAATAA